The Camelina sativa cultivar DH55 unplaced genomic scaffold, Cs unpScaffold00532, whole genome shotgun sequence genome contains a region encoding:
- the LOC109131562 gene encoding tumor necrosis factor ligand superfamily member 6-like translates to MIRYQILQAMRSFSLVICVLVLAMLIMLAESSYGGGSKRSPPPPPPPPMAPSPSPTTAHFGDPKTPPPPPNAATCPQLITSTFITLLAFVL, encoded by the coding sequence ATGATCCGATATCAAATATTGCAAGCAATGAGATCTTTCAGCTTAGTCATATGTGTTCTCGTCTTGGCAATGCTCATTATGTTGGCCGAATCCTCCTACGGTGGTGGAAGCAAAcgctctcctcctcctcctcctcctcctccaatggCTCCTTCTCCATCACCAACAACTGCTCACTTTGGTGACCCCAAGACGCCTCCACCACCTCCAAACGCCGCCACTTGCCCGCAGTTAATCACCTCTACGTTCATTACTCTCTTGGCTTTCGTCCTCTGA
- the LOC104773407 gene encoding uncharacterized protein LOC104773407: MEMRRWWWWDMMIVAAAVVLVSGCLADDVDEWGQRAPYRIHTLFSVECQNYFDWQTVGLMHSFHKSRQPGPITRLLSCTDDQKKVYRGMNLAPTFEVPSWSTHPKTHDWYPAINKPVGVLYWLQHSEDAQHVDWVVILDADMIIRGPIIPWELGAELGRPFAAHYGYLVGCDNILVRLHTKHPELCDKVGGLLAMHIEDLRVLAPLWLSKTEDVRQDTAHWTTNITGDVYGKGWISEMYGYSFGAAEAGLKHKINDDLMIYPGYVPREGVEPVLLHYGLPFSIGNWSFTKLDHHEDNIVYDCNRLFPEPPYPREVKMMEPDPLRNMKDNKTINPPPVDEFKGAYPKIHTLFSTECTTYFDWQTVGFMHSFRQSGQPGNVTRLLSCTDEDLKNYKGHDLAPTHYVPSMSRHPLTGDWYPAINKPAAVVHWLHHTNIDAEYIVILDADMILRGPITPWEFKAARGRPVSTPYDYLIGCDNDLARLHTRNPEACDKVGGVIMMHIEDLRKFAMYWLLKTQEVRADKEHYGKELTGDIYESGWISEMYGYSFGAAELNLRHIINKDILIYPGYIPEPGADYRVFHYGLEFKVGNWSFDKANWRNTDLINKCWAKFPDPPSLSAVHETDNDLRQRDLLSIECGQKLNEALFLHHKRRNCPEPGSESTEKISVSRKVGKVETKQSQGSDDTKESETTGSSESEGRFSTLKLWVIALWLISGVGFLVVMLLVFSTRKVRGTTRGKGYRNKRRTSYSNTGFLDTK, encoded by the exons ATGGAGatgcggcggtggtggtggtgggataTGATGATTGTGGCTGCGGCGGTGGTGCTGGTAAGTGGGTGTTTggctgatgatgttgatgaatgGGGTCAAAGGGCACCGTATCGGATCCACACGCTCTTCTCCGTGGAGTGCCAGAACTACTTCGATTGGCAGACCGTTGGTTTGATGCACAGCTTCCATAAATCCCGACAACCCGGTCCTATTACCCGGTTATTGAGCTGTACCGACGACCAGAAGAAAGTTTACAGAGGCATGAATCTCGCTCCCACTTTCGAGGTTCCCTCTTGGAGCACTCATCCCAAGACCCATGACTG gtacccAGCAATTAACAAACCAGTAGGAGTTCTGTACTGGCTTCAACACAGTGAAGATGCCCAGCATGTGGACTGGGTTGTTATTCTTGATGCTGACATGATCATTCGAGGTCCTATCATCCCTTGGGAACTCGGTGCTGAACTCGGCAGACCCTTTGCTGCCCATTACGG CTACTTGGTTGGCTGCGATAACATCCTTGTCCGTTTGCATACAAAGCATCCTGAGCTCTGTGACAAAGTTGGCGGTCTTCTCGCCATGCATATCGAAGATCTCCGCGTCTTGGCCCCTCTCTGGCTTTCCAAAACTGAAGACGTTCGCCAAGATACTGCTCACTGGACCACCAACATTACCGGAGATGTTTACGGCAAAGGTTGGATCAGTGAGATGTATGGTTACTCCTTCGGTGCTGCTGAG GCAGGGCTTAAGCACAAGATTAACGACGACTTGATGATATATCCCGGCTATGTTCCACGAGAAGGTGTTGAGCCTGTTCTTCTGCATTACGGTTTGCCTTTTTCCATTGGGAACTGGTCTTTCACTAAACTTGACCACCACGAAGACAATATAGTCTATGACTGCAACCGTCTCTTTCCCGAGCCTCCATATCCAAGAGAG GTGAAAATGATGGAACCTGATCCGTTAAGGAACATGAAGGATAATAAGACCATCAATCCA CCACCAGTCGATGAATTCAAAGGAGCTTATCCAAAGATTCACACACTGTTTTCTACTGAGTGCACAACTTATTTCGATTGGCAAACAGTCGGCTTCATGCACAGTTTCCGCCAGAGCGGCCAACCCGGAAATGTCACTCGGCTTCTCAGTTGCACAGATGAAGATCTTAAAAACTATAAAGGTCATGACTTGGCCCCGACACATTATGTTCCTTCCATGAGCAGACATCCTCTAACAGGCGATTG GTACCCGGCAATTAACAAACCAGCAGCGGTTGTCCATTGGCTTCACCACACAAACATTGATGCAGAGTACATAGTAATTCTTGATGCTGACATGATCCTCCGAGGACCCATCACTCCTTGGGAGTTTAAGGCAGCTCGAGGCCGACCAGTTTCAACTCCTtacga CTATCTAATTGGATGTGATAACGACCTTGCAAGACTGCACACGCGTAATCCAGAGGCTTGTGATAAAGTTGGTGGAGTCATTATGATGCACATAGAGGATCTGCGGAAATTCGCAATGTACTGGTTGCTTAAAACACAGGAGGTTCGAGCAGACAAAGAACACTATGGGAAAGAATTAACTGGGGATATATATGAATCCGGCTGGATCAGCGAAATGTACGGTTATTCGTTTGGCGCTGCAGAG CTGAATCTGCGGCATATCATAAACAAAGACATATTGATATATCCTGGTTATATTCCTGAACCTGGTGCTGACTATCGAGTTTTCCATTACGGTCTTGAGTTCAAAGTTGGAAATTGGAGCTTCGACAAGGCGAATTGGAGGAACACTGATTTGATCAACAAATGCTGGGCAAAGTTTCCAGACCCGCCTAGCCTTTCGGCAGTCCATGAAACAGACAATGATCTGCGGCAAAGAGACCTTCTCAGCATTGAATGTGGACAGAAGCTAAACGAAGCTCTGTTTCTGCATCACAAGAGAAGAAACTGCCCTGAACCTGGATCTGAATCGACCGAGAAGATATCGGTTTCGAGGAAAGTTGGTAAAGTTGAAACGAAACAGTCCCAAGGAAGCGATGATACGAAAGAATCAGAAACAACAGGGTCGTCAGAGTCTGAAGGGAGATTCAGCACGTTGAAGTTATGGGTGATAGCTCTGTGGTTGATCTCTGGTGTAGGGTTCCTAGTAGTGATGCTATTGGTGTTCTCTACTCGTAAAGTTAGAGGAACAACAAGAGGGAAAGGGTACAGAAACAAGAGACGAACATCGTACTCGAACACGGGTTTCTTGGACACAAAATGA
- the LOC104773376 gene encoding protein WVD2-like 7 isoform X5, giving the protein MGETACLMQPFSYAAPEGGGDSLVTSLGQSVSFGRFMSDKLDWEKWSAFSTSQNPYVAEAERYSKPGSVAQKKAFFEAHYKKLAAARKAAAEEALLLQQQSQPDKLPAAQQADCVVGKKDRLVPKPDLELPRGSLDAATAQMKSVTEKQGGCGFGIRQSSDEKENCGMPESEINGGGKVSTQAEEEKKPILLKKSKDSQPKSSSTKPRVSKYKSSSERTPSKKPSNKSSSSSYNFTPAKEFNRLVSIIRKIDGSRASSKPTKDCKTPLRTPSDKASAKGIVEDSLCTPLSSHTSSKCRGKMAPDSSAKTGRGRWNFLPADRTPSCFTPFGLRTEERAERRKKKLEEKFKAMDEPQDAKKPEKERSVEKEGSKLRQRLCFKAKPLPNFYKQRPKCTDDQTKKALLQ; this is encoded by the exons ATGGGAGAAACTGCTTGTCTCATGCAGCCATTCTCATATGCAGCTCCTGAG GGAGGAGGAGACTCTCTTGTTACTTCTTTAGGACAGTCTGTGTCCTTCGGGAGATTCATGTCCGATAAACTTGACTGGGAGAAATGGTCTGCTTTCTCCACCTCCCAGAACCCTTATGTCGCCGAGGCCGAGAGGTACTCTAAGCCAGGCTCTGTTGCTCAGAAGAAAGCTTTCTTTGAAGCTCACTACAAGAAACTCGCTGCTGCTAGGAAAGCTGCTGCTGAAGAAGCCCTCTTGCTTCAACAGCAATCCCAACCAGATAAGCTCCCAGCAGCTCAACAAGCAGATTGTGTTGTTGGAAAGAAAGATCGGCTGGTCCCGAAACCGGATCTTGAGCTTCCAAGAGGATCTTTAGATGCTGCTACTGCTCAAATGAAATCAGTTACAGAGAAACAAGGCGGCTGCGGATTTGGTATTAGACAATCATCTGACGAGAAAGAGAACTGTGGGATGCCTGAGTCAGAGATCAATGGTGGCGGCAAAGTTTCTACACaagcagaggaggagaagaagcctATACTTCTTAAG AAATCCAAAGATTCACAACCAAAGAGCAGCAGTACCAAACCAAGAGTCTCTAAGTACAAGAGTTCATCCGAGAGGACTCCAAGTAAAAAGCCTAGCAACAAGAGCAGCAGCTCTTCTTACAATTTCACACCTGCTAAAGAGTTCAATAGATTAGTGTCCATCATAAGGAAGATTGACGGGTCAAGAGCTTCTTCTAAACCAACCAAAGACTGCAAAACTCCTCTCCGGACACCATCAGACAAG GCGTCTGCAAAGGGAATTGTCGAGGATTCTTTGTGCACACCTTTATCGAGTCACACAAG TAGTAAGTGCAGAGGGAAGATGGCTCCTGATTCTTCTGCTAAGACTGGTCGAGGAAGATGGAATTTCCTCCCTGCGGA CAGGACACCGAGCTGTTTTACACCGTTTGGCTTAAGAACAGAGGAGAgagcagagagaagaaaaaag AAGCTAGAGGAGAAATTCAAAGCAATGGATGAGCCACAGGACGCCAAGAAGCCGGAGAAGGAGAGAAGTGTAGAGAAGGAAGGGAGTAAACTACGGCAAAGGCTATGCTTCAAAGCCAAGCCACTTCCAAATTTCTACAAACAGAGACCTAAATGCACGGACGACCAAACTAAGAaa GCTCTCTTACAGtag
- the LOC104773376 gene encoding protein WVD2-like 7 isoform X2 yields the protein MGETACLMQPFSYAAPEGGGDSLVTSLGQSVSFGRFMSDKLDWEKWSAFSTSQNPYVAEAERYSKPGSVAQKKAFFEAHYKKLAAARKAAAEEALLLQQQSQPDKLPAAQQADCVVGKKDRLVPKPDLELPRGSLDAATAQMKSVTEKQGGCGFGIRQSSDEKENCGMPESEINGGGKVSTQAEEEKKPILLKKKSKDSQPKSSSTKPRVSKYKSSSERTPSKKPSNKSSSSSYNFTPAKEFNRLVSIIRKIDGSRASSKPTKDCKTPLRTPSDKASAKGIVEDSLCTPLSSHTSSKCRGKMAPDSSAKTGRGRWNFLPADRTPSCFTPFGLRTEERAERRKKKLEEKFKAMDEPQDAKKPEKERSVEKEGSKLRQRLCFKAKPLPNFYKQRPKCTDDQTKKALLQ from the exons ATGGGAGAAACTGCTTGTCTCATGCAGCCATTCTCATATGCAGCTCCTGAG GGAGGAGGAGACTCTCTTGTTACTTCTTTAGGACAGTCTGTGTCCTTCGGGAGATTCATGTCCGATAAACTTGACTGGGAGAAATGGTCTGCTTTCTCCACCTCCCAGAACCCTTATGTCGCCGAGGCCGAGAGGTACTCTAAGCCAGGCTCTGTTGCTCAGAAGAAAGCTTTCTTTGAAGCTCACTACAAGAAACTCGCTGCTGCTAGGAAAGCTGCTGCTGAAGAAGCCCTCTTGCTTCAACAGCAATCCCAACCAGATAAGCTCCCAGCAGCTCAACAAGCAGATTGTGTTGTTGGAAAGAAAGATCGGCTGGTCCCGAAACCGGATCTTGAGCTTCCAAGAGGATCTTTAGATGCTGCTACTGCTCAAATGAAATCAGTTACAGAGAAACAAGGCGGCTGCGGATTTGGTATTAGACAATCATCTGACGAGAAAGAGAACTGTGGGATGCCTGAGTCAGAGATCAATGGTGGCGGCAAAGTTTCTACACaagcagaggaggagaagaagcctATACTTCTTAAG AAGAAATCCAAAGATTCACAACCAAAGAGCAGCAGTACCAAACCAAGAGTCTCTAAGTACAAGAGTTCATCCGAGAGGACTCCAAGTAAAAAGCCTAGCAACAAGAGCAGCAGCTCTTCTTACAATTTCACACCTGCTAAAGAGTTCAATAGATTAGTGTCCATCATAAGGAAGATTGACGGGTCAAGAGCTTCTTCTAAACCAACCAAAGACTGCAAAACTCCTCTCCGGACACCATCAGACAAG GCGTCTGCAAAGGGAATTGTCGAGGATTCTTTGTGCACACCTTTATCGAGTCACACAAG TAGTAAGTGCAGAGGGAAGATGGCTCCTGATTCTTCTGCTAAGACTGGTCGAGGAAGATGGAATTTCCTCCCTGCGGA CAGGACACCGAGCTGTTTTACACCGTTTGGCTTAAGAACAGAGGAGAgagcagagagaagaaaaaag AAGCTAGAGGAGAAATTCAAAGCAATGGATGAGCCACAGGACGCCAAGAAGCCGGAGAAGGAGAGAAGTGTAGAGAAGGAAGGGAGTAAACTACGGCAAAGGCTATGCTTCAAAGCCAAGCCACTTCCAAATTTCTACAAACAGAGACCTAAATGCACGGACGACCAAACTAAGAaa GCTCTGTTACAGTAG
- the LOC104773376 gene encoding protein WVD2-like 7 isoform X1 — translation MGETACLMQPFSYAAPEGGGDSLVTSLGQSVSFGRFMSDKLDWEKWSAFSTSQNPYVAEAERYSKPGSVAQKKAFFEAHYKKLAAARKAAAEEALLLQQQSQPDKLPAAQQADCVVGKKDRLVPKPDLELPRGSLDAATAQMKSVTEKQGGCGFGIRQSSDEKENCGMPESEINGGGKVSTQAEEEKKPILLKKKSKDSQPKSSSTKPRVSKYKSSSERTPSKKPSNKSSSSSYNFTPAKEFNRLVSIIRKIDGSRASSKPTKDCKTPLRTPSDKASAKGIVEDSLCTPLSSHTSSKCRGKMAPDSSAKTGRGRWNFLPADRTPSCFTPFGLRTEERAERRKKKLEEKFKAMDEPQDAKKPEKERSVEKEGSKLRQRLCFKAKPLPNFYKQRPKCTDDQTKKALLQ, via the exons ATGGGAGAAACTGCTTGTCTCATGCAGCCATTCTCATATGCAGCTCCTGAG GGAGGAGGAGACTCTCTTGTTACTTCTTTAGGACAGTCTGTGTCCTTCGGGAGATTCATGTCCGATAAACTTGACTGGGAGAAATGGTCTGCTTTCTCCACCTCCCAGAACCCTTATGTCGCCGAGGCCGAGAGGTACTCTAAGCCAGGCTCTGTTGCTCAGAAGAAAGCTTTCTTTGAAGCTCACTACAAGAAACTCGCTGCTGCTAGGAAAGCTGCTGCTGAAGAAGCCCTCTTGCTTCAACAGCAATCCCAACCAGATAAGCTCCCAGCAGCTCAACAAGCAGATTGTGTTGTTGGAAAGAAAGATCGGCTGGTCCCGAAACCGGATCTTGAGCTTCCAAGAGGATCTTTAGATGCTGCTACTGCTCAAATGAAATCAGTTACAGAGAAACAAGGCGGCTGCGGATTTGGTATTAGACAATCATCTGACGAGAAAGAGAACTGTGGGATGCCTGAGTCAGAGATCAATGGTGGCGGCAAAGTTTCTACACaagcagaggaggagaagaagcctATACTTCTTAAG AAGAAATCCAAAGATTCACAACCAAAGAGCAGCAGTACCAAACCAAGAGTCTCTAAGTACAAGAGTTCATCCGAGAGGACTCCAAGTAAAAAGCCTAGCAACAAGAGCAGCAGCTCTTCTTACAATTTCACACCTGCTAAAGAGTTCAATAGATTAGTGTCCATCATAAGGAAGATTGACGGGTCAAGAGCTTCTTCTAAACCAACCAAAGACTGCAAAACTCCTCTCCGGACACCATCAGACAAG GCGTCTGCAAAGGGAATTGTCGAGGATTCTTTGTGCACACCTTTATCGAGTCACACAAG TAGTAAGTGCAGAGGGAAGATGGCTCCTGATTCTTCTGCTAAGACTGGTCGAGGAAGATGGAATTTCCTCCCTGCGGA CAGGACACCGAGCTGTTTTACACCGTTTGGCTTAAGAACAGAGGAGAgagcagagagaagaaaaaag AAGCTAGAGGAGAAATTCAAAGCAATGGATGAGCCACAGGACGCCAAGAAGCCGGAGAAGGAGAGAAGTGTAGAGAAGGAAGGGAGTAAACTACGGCAAAGGCTATGCTTCAAAGCCAAGCCACTTCCAAATTTCTACAAACAGAGACCTAAATGCACGGACGACCAAACTAAGAaa GCTCTCTTACAGtag
- the LOC104773376 gene encoding protein WVD2-like 7 isoform X3, which yields MGETACLMQPFSYAAPEGGGDSLVTSLGQSVSFGRFMSDKLDWEKWSAFSTSQNPYVAEAERYSKPGSVAQKKAFFEAHYKKLAAARKAAAEEALLLQQQSQPDKLPAAQQADCVVGKKDRLVPKPDLELPRGSLDAATAQMKSVTEKQGGCGFGIRQSSDEKENCGMPESEINGGGKVSTQAEEEKKPILLKKKSKDSQPKSSSTKPRVSKYKSSSERTPSKKPSNKSSSSSYNFTPAKEFNRLVSIIRKIDGSRASSKPTKDCKTPLRTPSDKASAKGIVEDSLCTPLSSHTSSKCRGKMAPDSSAKTGRGRWNFLPAETPSCFTPFGLRTEERAERRKKKLEEKFKAMDEPQDAKKPEKERSVEKEGSKLRQRLCFKAKPLPNFYKQRPKCTDDQTKKALLQ from the exons ATGGGAGAAACTGCTTGTCTCATGCAGCCATTCTCATATGCAGCTCCTGAG GGAGGAGGAGACTCTCTTGTTACTTCTTTAGGACAGTCTGTGTCCTTCGGGAGATTCATGTCCGATAAACTTGACTGGGAGAAATGGTCTGCTTTCTCCACCTCCCAGAACCCTTATGTCGCCGAGGCCGAGAGGTACTCTAAGCCAGGCTCTGTTGCTCAGAAGAAAGCTTTCTTTGAAGCTCACTACAAGAAACTCGCTGCTGCTAGGAAAGCTGCTGCTGAAGAAGCCCTCTTGCTTCAACAGCAATCCCAACCAGATAAGCTCCCAGCAGCTCAACAAGCAGATTGTGTTGTTGGAAAGAAAGATCGGCTGGTCCCGAAACCGGATCTTGAGCTTCCAAGAGGATCTTTAGATGCTGCTACTGCTCAAATGAAATCAGTTACAGAGAAACAAGGCGGCTGCGGATTTGGTATTAGACAATCATCTGACGAGAAAGAGAACTGTGGGATGCCTGAGTCAGAGATCAATGGTGGCGGCAAAGTTTCTACACaagcagaggaggagaagaagcctATACTTCTTAAG AAGAAATCCAAAGATTCACAACCAAAGAGCAGCAGTACCAAACCAAGAGTCTCTAAGTACAAGAGTTCATCCGAGAGGACTCCAAGTAAAAAGCCTAGCAACAAGAGCAGCAGCTCTTCTTACAATTTCACACCTGCTAAAGAGTTCAATAGATTAGTGTCCATCATAAGGAAGATTGACGGGTCAAGAGCTTCTTCTAAACCAACCAAAGACTGCAAAACTCCTCTCCGGACACCATCAGACAAG GCGTCTGCAAAGGGAATTGTCGAGGATTCTTTGTGCACACCTTTATCGAGTCACACAAG TAGTAAGTGCAGAGGGAAGATGGCTCCTGATTCTTCTGCTAAGACTGGTCGAGGAAGATGGAATTTCCTCCCTGCGGA GACACCGAGCTGTTTTACACCGTTTGGCTTAAGAACAGAGGAGAgagcagagagaagaaaaaag AAGCTAGAGGAGAAATTCAAAGCAATGGATGAGCCACAGGACGCCAAGAAGCCGGAGAAGGAGAGAAGTGTAGAGAAGGAAGGGAGTAAACTACGGCAAAGGCTATGCTTCAAAGCCAAGCCACTTCCAAATTTCTACAAACAGAGACCTAAATGCACGGACGACCAAACTAAGAaa GCTCTCTTACAGtag
- the LOC104773376 gene encoding protein WVD2-like 7 isoform X6 produces MGETACLMQPFSYAAPEGGGDSLVTSLGQSVSFGRFMSDKLDWEKWSAFSTSQNPYVAEAERYSKPGSVAQKKAFFEAHYKKLAAARKAAAEEALLLQQQSQPDKLPAAQQADCVVGKKDRLVPKPDLELPRGSLDAATAQMKSVTEKQGGCGFGIRQSSDEKENCGMPESEINGGGKVSTQAEEEKKPILLKKKSKDSQPKSSSTKPRVSKYKSSSERTPSKKPSNKSSSSSYNFTPAKEFNRLVSIIRKIDGSRASSKPTKDCKTPLRTPSDKASAKGIVEDSLCTPLSSHTSKCRGKMAPDSSAKTGRGRWNFLPAETPSCFTPFGLRTEERAERRKKKLEEKFKAMDEPQDAKKPEKERSVEKEGSKLRQRLCFKAKPLPNFYKQRPKCTDDQTKKALLQ; encoded by the exons ATGGGAGAAACTGCTTGTCTCATGCAGCCATTCTCATATGCAGCTCCTGAG GGAGGAGGAGACTCTCTTGTTACTTCTTTAGGACAGTCTGTGTCCTTCGGGAGATTCATGTCCGATAAACTTGACTGGGAGAAATGGTCTGCTTTCTCCACCTCCCAGAACCCTTATGTCGCCGAGGCCGAGAGGTACTCTAAGCCAGGCTCTGTTGCTCAGAAGAAAGCTTTCTTTGAAGCTCACTACAAGAAACTCGCTGCTGCTAGGAAAGCTGCTGCTGAAGAAGCCCTCTTGCTTCAACAGCAATCCCAACCAGATAAGCTCCCAGCAGCTCAACAAGCAGATTGTGTTGTTGGAAAGAAAGATCGGCTGGTCCCGAAACCGGATCTTGAGCTTCCAAGAGGATCTTTAGATGCTGCTACTGCTCAAATGAAATCAGTTACAGAGAAACAAGGCGGCTGCGGATTTGGTATTAGACAATCATCTGACGAGAAAGAGAACTGTGGGATGCCTGAGTCAGAGATCAATGGTGGCGGCAAAGTTTCTACACaagcagaggaggagaagaagcctATACTTCTTAAG AAGAAATCCAAAGATTCACAACCAAAGAGCAGCAGTACCAAACCAAGAGTCTCTAAGTACAAGAGTTCATCCGAGAGGACTCCAAGTAAAAAGCCTAGCAACAAGAGCAGCAGCTCTTCTTACAATTTCACACCTGCTAAAGAGTTCAATAGATTAGTGTCCATCATAAGGAAGATTGACGGGTCAAGAGCTTCTTCTAAACCAACCAAAGACTGCAAAACTCCTCTCCGGACACCATCAGACAAG GCGTCTGCAAAGGGAATTGTCGAGGATTCTTTGTGCACACCTTTATCGAGTCACACAAG TAAGTGCAGAGGGAAGATGGCTCCTGATTCTTCTGCTAAGACTGGTCGAGGAAGATGGAATTTCCTCCCTGCGGA GACACCGAGCTGTTTTACACCGTTTGGCTTAAGAACAGAGGAGAgagcagagagaagaaaaaag AAGCTAGAGGAGAAATTCAAAGCAATGGATGAGCCACAGGACGCCAAGAAGCCGGAGAAGGAGAGAAGTGTAGAGAAGGAAGGGAGTAAACTACGGCAAAGGCTATGCTTCAAAGCCAAGCCACTTCCAAATTTCTACAAACAGAGACCTAAATGCACGGACGACCAAACTAAGAaa GCTCTCTTACAGtag
- the LOC104773376 gene encoding protein WVD2-like 7 isoform X4: MGETACLMQPFSYAAPEGGGDSLVTSLGQSVSFGRFMSDKLDWEKWSAFSTSQNPYVAEAERYSKPGSVAQKKAFFEAHYKKLAAARKAAAEEALLLQQQSQPDKLPAAQQADCVVGKKDRLVPKPDLELPRGSLDAATAQMKSVTEKQGGCGFGIRQSSDEKENCGMPESEINGGGKVSTQAEEEKKPILLKKKSKDSQPKSSSTKPRVSKYKSSSERTPSKKPSNKSSSSSYNFTPAKEFNRLVSIIRKIDGSRASSKPTKDCKTPLRTPSDKASAKGIVEDSLCTPLSSHTSKCRGKMAPDSSAKTGRGRWNFLPADRTPSCFTPFGLRTEERAERRKKKLEEKFKAMDEPQDAKKPEKERSVEKEGSKLRQRLCFKAKPLPNFYKQRPKCTDDQTKKALLQ, from the exons ATGGGAGAAACTGCTTGTCTCATGCAGCCATTCTCATATGCAGCTCCTGAG GGAGGAGGAGACTCTCTTGTTACTTCTTTAGGACAGTCTGTGTCCTTCGGGAGATTCATGTCCGATAAACTTGACTGGGAGAAATGGTCTGCTTTCTCCACCTCCCAGAACCCTTATGTCGCCGAGGCCGAGAGGTACTCTAAGCCAGGCTCTGTTGCTCAGAAGAAAGCTTTCTTTGAAGCTCACTACAAGAAACTCGCTGCTGCTAGGAAAGCTGCTGCTGAAGAAGCCCTCTTGCTTCAACAGCAATCCCAACCAGATAAGCTCCCAGCAGCTCAACAAGCAGATTGTGTTGTTGGAAAGAAAGATCGGCTGGTCCCGAAACCGGATCTTGAGCTTCCAAGAGGATCTTTAGATGCTGCTACTGCTCAAATGAAATCAGTTACAGAGAAACAAGGCGGCTGCGGATTTGGTATTAGACAATCATCTGACGAGAAAGAGAACTGTGGGATGCCTGAGTCAGAGATCAATGGTGGCGGCAAAGTTTCTACACaagcagaggaggagaagaagcctATACTTCTTAAG AAGAAATCCAAAGATTCACAACCAAAGAGCAGCAGTACCAAACCAAGAGTCTCTAAGTACAAGAGTTCATCCGAGAGGACTCCAAGTAAAAAGCCTAGCAACAAGAGCAGCAGCTCTTCTTACAATTTCACACCTGCTAAAGAGTTCAATAGATTAGTGTCCATCATAAGGAAGATTGACGGGTCAAGAGCTTCTTCTAAACCAACCAAAGACTGCAAAACTCCTCTCCGGACACCATCAGACAAG GCGTCTGCAAAGGGAATTGTCGAGGATTCTTTGTGCACACCTTTATCGAGTCACACAAG TAAGTGCAGAGGGAAGATGGCTCCTGATTCTTCTGCTAAGACTGGTCGAGGAAGATGGAATTTCCTCCCTGCGGA CAGGACACCGAGCTGTTTTACACCGTTTGGCTTAAGAACAGAGGAGAgagcagagagaagaaaaaag AAGCTAGAGGAGAAATTCAAAGCAATGGATGAGCCACAGGACGCCAAGAAGCCGGAGAAGGAGAGAAGTGTAGAGAAGGAAGGGAGTAAACTACGGCAAAGGCTATGCTTCAAAGCCAAGCCACTTCCAAATTTCTACAAACAGAGACCTAAATGCACGGACGACCAAACTAAGAaa GCTCTCTTACAGtag
- the LOC104773375 gene encoding classical arabinogalactan protein 11-like translates to MARQFVVLALLALAVATAFAADAPSAAPTKAPTKAPTKAPAAAPKSSAPAPKASSPVAKAPTPVDDSADAPTPSDSADAPTVSSPPAPTPEADGPSSDGPTADSPKAGAATNVKLSIAGTVAAAGIFFFSL, encoded by the coding sequence atggcACGTCAATTTGTCGTATTAGCCCTTTTGGCTCTGGCCGTGGCCACCGCATTCGCCGCCGATGCACCTTCAGCTGCTCCAACCAAAGCCCCCACCAAAGCCCCAACCAAGGCTCCCGCAGCTGCACCCAAATCCTCCGCCCCCGCACCTAAAGCATCATCCCCTGTCGCAAAGGCACCCACCCCCGTAGACGACTCCGCCGATGCACCCACCCCCAGTGACTCCGCCGATGCACCCACCGTCTCCTCCCCTCCGGCTCCTACCCCCGAAGCTGATGGACCCTCATCCGACGGACCCACCGCCGATTCACCCAAAGCTGGCGCCGCGACTAATGTGAAGCTCTCCATCGCCGGCACCGTCGCCGCCGccggaatcttcttcttctctctctaa